In the Aristaeella hokkaidonensis genome, ACATTCGACGTAAGTATCCTGGACATCGGCGACGGCGTGTTTGAAGTGTTGAGCACCAATGGTAACACCCGTCTGGGCGGTGATGATTTTGACCAGCGGATCATTGACTATGTGGCTGAACAGTTCAAGAAAGAAAACGGTATTGACCTGAAGCAGGACAAGATTGCAGCTCAGCGTCTGAAGGAAGCTGCTGAAAAGGCCAAGATTGAACTGAGCGGAACGACAACCGCCAATATCAATCTGCCCTTCATTACAGCAGACGCCACCGGCCCGAAGCATCTGGACGTTACCCTGACCCAGGCCAAGTTCAATGAACTGACCGCGGATCTGGTGGACGCCACGGTTGAACCCATGCGCAAAGCCCTTAAGGATGCCGGCCTGACAGTTGACCAGATCAATAAGGTGATCCTGGTGGGCGGCAGCACCCGTATCCCCGCAGTTCAGGAAGCTGTGAAAAAGGTGACCGGCAAGGAGCCCTTCAAGGGCATCAACCCCGATGAGTGCGTTGCCATCGGCGCTGCCATCCAGGGCGGTGTTCTGGGCGGCGAAGTCAAAGACGTGCTGCTGCTGGACGTTACGCCGCTGAGCCTGGGCCTCGAGACGGAAGGCCATATCTTCACTAAGCTGATTGAGCGTAACACCACCATTCCGACCAGCAAGAGCCAGGTGTTCTCCACCGCTGCAGACGGACAGACCACGGTTGAGATCCATGTCCTGCAGGGCGAACGGCAGATGGCTTACGATAACAAGACCCTGGGCCGCTTCCAGCTGACCGGTATTGCACCCGCGCCCAGAGGCGTGCCGCAGATTGAAGTTACCTTCAGCATTGACAACAACGGTATCGTGAACGTCAGCGCCAAGGACAAGGCAACAGGCAACGAGCAGCAGATCACTATTACTGCCAGCACGAACCTGTCCGAAGAAGAGATCAACCAGCGTGTAAAGGAAGCTGAACAGTTCGCAGAACAGGACAAGAAGCGCAAGGAAGAGGTCGAAACCCTGAACCACGCGGACAGCCTGATCTATGAAACAGAGAAGACGCTGCGTGAAAACGGCGATAAGCTGTCTGATGAAGATAAGAACGCCGTGCAGAACGAGATCGACGCTTTCAAGAAAGTGCGTGAGGGCAACAACGCAGACGAAATCAAGAACGCAATGGAAGGCTTCACCCAGAAGGTATACGCTGTTTTCGGAAAGCTTTACCAGCAGCAGGCCGGCGGAGCTGATCCCATGAACGGCGCAGGCCCGGAGGCGGGAACCACCAACGATGACGGCAGCGTAAACGCGGACGGAAGCGTTGAATAACAATCGGTTTAAGGAATAAGATATCCGGCAGGCAAGCCCGCCCCCGATAAGAGGGTGGGCTTGCTTTGAGGAAGAAGGTGAGATGGCTTTATGGCGAATAAGCGGGATTACTATGAGGTGCTCGGCGTCGGAAAGAACGCGACAGACGACGAGATTAAAAAAGCTTATCGGAAAAAAGCCAAAGAATGCCATCCGGATCTGCATCCGGATGACAAAGAAGCTGTGGAACGGTTCAAAGAACTGAATGAAGCCAATGAGGTTCTGAGTGATCCGCAGAAACGGGCCCGGTATGATCAGTACGGATTTGAAGACCCGATGGCCGGAATGGGCGGCGGAGGCAATCCTTTTGCCGGCGGATTTGATTTCGGCATGGGAGATATTTTTGACCAGCTGTTTAACGGCGGTATGGGCAGAAGTTCCAGGAGCCAGGGTCCGGTACAGGGAAACGACCTGCGGTATGAGCTGCGCATCACATTTGAAGAAGCGGCCAAAGGCTGCGAAAAGAGCTTTGAAATCTTCCGGAATGAGCTGTGCGAAACCTGTAAAGGCAGCGGAGCAAAGCCCGGGACAAGCCCTGTAACATGTACCACCTGTAAAGGTACAGGCCAGATCCGTCAGAGCGGAGGATGGATGACAACGGTCAGGACCTGTCCCACATGCGGCGGAAGCGGTAAGATGATCAAGGAGAAGTGCTCTTCCTGCGGCGGAACAGGACGGGTCAGGAAAAAGAGAACCGTGACTGTAAAGGTTCCCGCTGGAATTGATCATGGGCAGACAATCATCATGAATGCCCAGGGTGAACCCGGTATGCGGGGAGGACCGAACGGCGACCTGTATATTGTGGTGAATGTCAAGCCGCACAATCTGTTCAAGCGGGACGGATACAATCTCCTGCTTGATTTCCCCATCAGTTTCGCTACAGCTGCGCTGGGTGGAGACGTACAGGTTCCGACCCTGAACGGCCCCGTGAAATATCGTATCCCTGAGGGAACACAGCCCGGCACAGAATTCAGGATCAAGGGAGCCGGCATCCAGCAGTTGAGGGGCAGCGGAAAGGGTGATCTGATTCTGCGCGTCAAAGTGGAGATTCCGAGACGGCTGACGAACAAGCAGAAGGATCTGCTGCGCGAGTTTGACGCTACCACGGGAGACCGGGAGTATGAAAACCGAAAGAGCTTTATGGACAGAGTGAAAGAACTCTTCCAGTGACAGGATACAGCCTGAAAAGAAAAGAAGCGGGTATGCAATACCTGCTTCTTTTCTTTGCTTGACGGAGCTGAATGGTATCTGTACAATGATAAAATGTAACGAAAGGATGGTCAGGGAATGACGGAAACCGGATGGCAGAGAAGCTGGGTCAGGATAATGACTACGCTTCTGACAGCTGCTGTAATGGTTATGATATTTGCTTTTTCAACAGAGGATGCCGAACACTCAGACAGGACAAGCGGTCTGATTTCGAGAAGTGTTATGTCGATTATTCATCCGGAATATGAACAGCTTGAAGAATCCAGACAGAAGCTTTTATATGATGATGTGCAGCATATCGTACGTAAATGCGCGCACTTCACGGAGTACATGCTGCTGGGGCTGATGCTTCGGCTTTGCCTGGAAAGCTGGTTCGGACGGAAAGTCAAAAAAACACGCAGTCTTGCACTCGCCGGGTTCTGCGGTGGAACGATCTATGCCTGTACAGATGAGTTTCATCAGCTTCTGATCGAAGGAAGAAGCGGACAATGGTCCGATGTTTTAGTGGACGGAAGCGGCGTTCTGCTGGGCGTGCTGATCGCAGCCCTTCTGATTATGCGCGTGAACAGAAAAAACGCGGAGTCGGAATGATATCCGGGTAAGGAGAGAAAAAATGGCCTATTTCAAGAGTAATGAGCCTTATCCTGAAGAACCGTACGAAACGGAAGAACAGGAAGAAGAATATGACGATGGCTTTGATGAGCTGACGGATGAGGAAGAACCTGAGATTTCAGATGATGAACGGCAGGAAATCCGCAAATCCAGATTCCGTGTAGCTCTCGGGGCAGGAAACCTTGTGGCTGTGATCGGCGGTGCTTTACTGATTCTGCTTCTTGTAACCCTGATAATCAGTATGGTTTATTTTGTGATTAACGATATGAGCCGGAGTTTCTCGCTGTTCAGCACAAACTTCTGATACAGGATCAATCGCGAATCGTTTGTTTAGAAGGCGGAAATATGATGAACAGAATCTATCTGGATCACGCGGCAACAACACCGGTCAGCGCACAGGTGCTCGAGGCAATGATCCCCTTTTTCAGCGACTGCTGGGGAAATGCTTCCTCGGTTTACGGTACCGGCAGGGAAGCGCGTAAGGCGGTGGAAAAAGCACGCAGGCAGGTTGCCGAAGCTATCGGAGCCGAACCACGGGAGATTCTGTTCACCGGCTGCGGAAGCGAAAGCGACAACCTGGCTGTAAAGGGTACGGCATTTGCCCTGAAGGAAAAAGGCAGACATATCATTACGACGGACATTGAGCATCCTGCTGTGCTGAACACCTGCAGATGGCTTGAGAAACATGGATTTGAGGTATCCTACATCACTCCGGACAAGGAAGGATACATTGCTCCGGAAAAGATCCTTGCGGCAATCAGGGAGGATACGATCCTGATCAGCATGATGGCGGCCAACAACGAGATCGGAACAATCGAACCGGTCGCTGAAGTCGGGGCTGCCGCGCGGGAGAAAGGGATTTGTTTCCATACGGATGCGGTACAGGCAGCGGGGGCTGTTCCGATCAATGTGAATGAATGGAAAGCTGACCTGCTCAGTATCAGCGCACATAAATTCTATGGACCGAAAGGGGCAGGGGCGCTGTATGTACGTCATGGTACGCATATAGACAGCCTAATACACGGCGGAGAACAGGAACGGGGCTTACGGGCCGGAACGGAGAATGTTCCCGGAATTGTGGGCCTTGGAACGGCCATAGAGGCTGCCAATAAAGAACTGAAGCAAAACGCCGATAAAATGACCCGTTTACGGGAACGACTGATCAACTCAATCCTTTCTGAGATCCCGGGTACAAAACTGAACGGGCCGAGGGAAGGCCGGCTGCCGAACAACTGTAATATCAGTTTTGACAAAATTGATGGCGAGGCCCTGCTTCTGAGACTGGACCTGGCCGGAATCGCCGCGTCGAGCGGCAGCGCCT is a window encoding:
- the dnaK gene encoding molecular chaperone DnaK; translation: MSKIIGIDLGTTNSCVAVMEGGQPTVIANAEGSRTTPSVVAFTKDGERLIGQVAKRQAVTNPDRTVISIKREMGTSYKVNIDGKQYTPQDISAMILTKMKETAESYLGEKVSQAVITVPAYFNDSQRQATKDAGRIAGLEVLRIINEPTAASLAYGLDKEENQKILVYDLGGGTFDVSILDIGDGVFEVLSTNGNTRLGGDDFDQRIIDYVAEQFKKENGIDLKQDKIAAQRLKEAAEKAKIELSGTTTANINLPFITADATGPKHLDVTLTQAKFNELTADLVDATVEPMRKALKDAGLTVDQINKVILVGGSTRIPAVQEAVKKVTGKEPFKGINPDECVAIGAAIQGGVLGGEVKDVLLLDVTPLSLGLETEGHIFTKLIERNTTIPTSKSQVFSTAADGQTTVEIHVLQGERQMAYDNKTLGRFQLTGIAPAPRGVPQIEVTFSIDNNGIVNVSAKDKATGNEQQITITASTNLSEEEINQRVKEAEQFAEQDKKRKEEVETLNHADSLIYETEKTLRENGDKLSDEDKNAVQNEIDAFKKVREGNNADEIKNAMEGFTQKVYAVFGKLYQQQAGGADPMNGAGPEAGTTNDDGSVNADGSVE
- the dnaJ gene encoding molecular chaperone DnaJ, with protein sequence MANKRDYYEVLGVGKNATDDEIKKAYRKKAKECHPDLHPDDKEAVERFKELNEANEVLSDPQKRARYDQYGFEDPMAGMGGGGNPFAGGFDFGMGDIFDQLFNGGMGRSSRSQGPVQGNDLRYELRITFEEAAKGCEKSFEIFRNELCETCKGSGAKPGTSPVTCTTCKGTGQIRQSGGWMTTVRTCPTCGGSGKMIKEKCSSCGGTGRVRKKRTVTVKVPAGIDHGQTIIMNAQGEPGMRGGPNGDLYIVVNVKPHNLFKRDGYNLLLDFPISFATAALGGDVQVPTLNGPVKYRIPEGTQPGTEFRIKGAGIQQLRGSGKGDLILRVKVEIPRRLTNKQKDLLREFDATTGDREYENRKSFMDRVKELFQ
- a CDS encoding VanZ family protein, whose protein sequence is MTTLLTAAVMVMIFAFSTEDAEHSDRTSGLISRSVMSIIHPEYEQLEESRQKLLYDDVQHIVRKCAHFTEYMLLGLMLRLCLESWFGRKVKKTRSLALAGFCGGTIYACTDEFHQLLIEGRSGQWSDVLVDGSGVLLGVLIAALLIMRVNRKNAESE
- the nifS gene encoding cysteine desulfurase NifS, whose protein sequence is MMNRIYLDHAATTPVSAQVLEAMIPFFSDCWGNASSVYGTGREARKAVEKARRQVAEAIGAEPREILFTGCGSESDNLAVKGTAFALKEKGRHIITTDIEHPAVLNTCRWLEKHGFEVSYITPDKEGYIAPEKILAAIREDTILISMMAANNEIGTIEPVAEVGAAAREKGICFHTDAVQAAGAVPINVNEWKADLLSISAHKFYGPKGAGALYVRHGTHIDSLIHGGEQERGLRAGTENVPGIVGLGTAIEAANKELKQNADKMTRLRERLINSILSEIPGTKLNGPREGRLPNNCNISFDKIDGEALLLRLDLAGIAASSGSACTAGSQEISHVLKAIGLTDQEAKGSLRLTTGTGNTEAEIDEAVTVIHEIVNDLRSLFRG